The sequence below is a genomic window from Salvelinus fontinalis isolate EN_2023a chromosome 19, ASM2944872v1, whole genome shotgun sequence.
tctctcccgggaggttccttccagcgtggactcgttgattgcactcgccatccgcatagaacgacgggtagatcttcgtcaccgagctcggggaagagagctcgcgtcagcggggcttcccttctccgcatctcgaccatctccttccatcggctcagagactgagcccatgcagctgggaggtgttcacatctcgactaaggagagggaacggagaatcaccaaccgcctttgcttctattgcggttctgctggacattttgtcatgtcatgtccagttaaaggtcagagatcatcagtaagcggagggctactggtgagcgctactactcaggtctctccatcaagttcctgtactaccttgtcggtccatctacgctggaccgggtcggctgcttcctgcagtgccttgatagactctggggctgagggttgttttatggacgaagcatgggctcggaaacatgacattcctctcagagagttagggaggatcacacccatgttcgctttagatggtagttctctccccagtatcagatatgagacactacctttaaccctcacagtatctggtaaccacagtgagaccatttcttttttgattttttgttcacctgttacacctgttttgggtcatccctggctagtatgtcataatccttctattaattggtctagtaattctatcctatcctggaacgtttcttgtcatgtgaagtgtttaatgtctgctattcctcctgtttcttctgtcccctctactcaggaggagcctggtgatgtgacaggagtgccggaggaacatcatgatctgcgcacggtcttcagtcagtccagagccaactctcttcctcctcaccggtcgtatgattgttgtattgatctccatccggggaccacttctcctcggggtagattattctctctgtcggcttccgaacgtaaggctctcgatgattatctgtctgctgaaggcattcagatggatcccgctaaggtccaggatgtcagcgattggcctgttcctaagtcacgtgtcgagttacagcgctttctcggtttcgctaatttctatcggcgtttcattcgtaatttcggtcaagtggctgctcctctcacagctctgacttctgtcaagtcttgctttaagtggtctggttccgcccagggagcttttgatctcctcaagaagcgtgttacatccgcccctatccttgttactcctgacgtcactaaacaattcattgtcgaggttgacgcttcagaggtgggcgtgggagccattctgtcccagcgcttccagtctgacgataaggtccgtccctgcgcttacttttctcatcgattgtcgccatcggaacccgaggggattctccctgaagggcgtgttgtcgggttgactgtctggggaattgagagacaggtaaagcaagcactcactcacactgcgtcgccgcgcgcttgtcctagtaaccttctgttcgttcctgtctctattcgtctggctattcttcagtgggctcattctgccaagttagctggtcaccccggcgttcggggtacgcttgcttctattcgccagcggttttggtggcctactcaggagcgggacacgcgccgtttcgtggctgcttgtccggactgcgcgcagactaagtcaggtaactctcctcatgccggtcgtcttagaccgcttcccattccttctcgaccatggtctcagatcgccttagactttagtaccggtctgccttcgtctgcggggaggactgtgagagccgccaataaacgtaggattaagagtcctaggtattgtcgcggtcagagagtgtggctttccactcgtaacctttcccttacgacagcttctcgcaagttgactccgcggttcattggtccgtttcgtgtctctcaggtcgttaatccagtcgctgtgcgactgcttcttccgcgacatcttcgtcgcgtccaccctgtcttccatgtctcttgtgtcaagccttttcttcgcgcccccgttcgtcttccctccccccctcccgtccttgtcgagggcgcacctatttacaaggaacggaggatcatggacatgcgttctcagggacgtggtcaacagtacttagtggatggggagggtttcggtcctgaggagaggagttgggttccatctcgggacgtgctggaccgttcgttgattgatgatttccttcgtcgccgccagggttcctcctcgagtgcgccaggaggcgcttggtgagtgggggggtactgtcatgttttgtctttgatcttcatgtcttgtccctgtgcttccctctgctggtcttattaggttctttccctctttctattcctctctctcctcctccctctctcccttccccgctctctctctctatcgttcctgctcccagctgttgctctttctcctaacgacctcatttactctttcacacctgtcccctattttgccctctgatttgagtccctatttctccctctgttttctgcttctgtctttgtcggattcttgtttgatgtttgctgttctgtgtccttgttccgccctatcgtgtttttgccttcatcagatgctgcgtgtgagcaggtgtctagtggtcgcgtctccagtcgttcatctctactgacgagaggatttcagttttcctgttttgtttttaccttagatatatcaggagtatcgtttttgtctaagactggaataaagactctgtttctatttcgtcgcttttgggtcctccttcatcagcataacatcaTCCTGTTAAAAGGatattatatatttttgaaaGAGGAGGGGTGCAACGTAACAATTAGAGCTTGCATGCAAGTCATTAGTTAGGAGTGTTTTGAAACACAATCTGAACTTAAATTCTCTCTTTCGATGGTTAATCCCACAAAGGTGTTTTAAAAAGTCCAATGGCCATGCTGTTCATTTCGGTCTTGACATCCCAGAGGACCCCTCATTTTGCAGGCAATTCTTCCAACCCCCTATCCCAACCCCCGGTTATCATTTCAATGCTACTGTCAAGAGGTGGACTTGAAATGAATAGAACAGAATTAAGTGAAAGTCGGAAGGAAAACCTCTGTGAACAGGGGTCCTAAAGAACCACCGTTGCAAACTATAATGGCCCTCTATTGAGTAGTAATCTGCGACAAGGTCCTTcactatatccctccctccctcttggcCTAGCTTTACCCTGCCTTACATTTAGGTTGCGGCAAAGTTCACAGCCACAGGCCGTGATAGTCTATACGTCACATAGACGTCCACGACTAGATAAGAGCCAATCGAACAAGGTTTGTTAGAATGTAATAAAGGGCCATGCTGACTATCGTGGCTGCTCTGAACGTTGTACATTGGGGCTTTACAAGAAGGGGGGCCGGAATGCGAGTGAGTGTGAAGGTCAGAAAACCTGAGTGCACTAACAGGCAGTGGCTGGTGCTGGAATAAAAGGCTGATGTTGGCTGCGGATGCCACCAGCAGCTCGTCTCTTACCTGGCCACCTGAAAAAATGACGGGGGTGGAGGCGGGCTTTGGGCGGTAGGGAATGGTGGCACCTTTCGGTGGGGActaggagaagaggaagagggaagacaCAGAAAGAGCGTTAGACCAGGACTGAGTGTGTGGCCGTGGGTTTGACAAGAGAGACGAGGGAGACAAAGATTACATGTCACCTAAATTGTGCattatagagggaatagggtgctgctTCAGACAGGTGTGTTTTCCCAGCCCGGTGTTTTTGTGAGGAGTTTGTCTGTCCCTGACTAGCATTCTATTCGCCATACcttgaaaaaaaatattgaagGACGGCTGGGTGCTTCAATAATGTAAAGTATAGGGGCAGCTGCAGCTGAATGTGCTAACAGCAAAAACCACATGGAATCTGATCTTTTGAgttttgacttattccacattttcatATGTAGTTCTCAATCCTGATACAATTCCGATGTTCCATTAGCAACCTCAgatcagatgttttttttttgcgtGACCTGCCGTTACCACAACAACCCCCCAAAACATTAAAGGAACACGGACAGGAAATGAGCATTGCATCTGTGTGATATTTCAGAGGCTACATCAGTGTGAATGTGCAAATCTGATATGGGTCACATAAAACTGAGTGTGGAAAGTCAGAAAAAAATGTTGGATATGAAAAAATATTGGGCTCTTAGAATGGATGTATAAACACAGCCTTAGAGAGCTGCTTGAGTAAGACACACTATATATTAATGtggcagtacacacacactttggGTGATGATTAACTCCATCAGATTGTATCACTAGCCTTTGTAAGACAGAAGAATAATCTGTACATTAGTAAGTAGACTATCAAccagcagtgcttgacttgggcaggagctcaccggagtTGAATACTGGTACCTCAAATTTTCTACTGCTTGAACTCCTGTTTATAGAATatgctcctgcacctaaatataaacacatCGGCATCCAAAATGAGTAAcggaacctatttcagtccaaccAGGAACAAGAAATTGTTGACTTCGATGGGGAAAATTGGGGCAATAATAACTAGTTGACTGATTCGAACAAAAGCTGTGTCTCGACCACATTTCTGAGTTAAAGGCAAAATAACACTCTTCCCATGTTGTGAGGTAGGATATTTGAATTAAGGTTTTATTTCTAAATGTGATGTTCATTTAAAATGATTGAATTGATTCATCCAGGTCTCTCTGTCAGAGCACACACGTTGGTTTTTTCTTACCCCTGAAACTTCTGGAACTACAAAGTTGTTACTGGGGAATTACTATATTATGTTCAGTCCAttatgtcagattttttttaaccatCACAGCAGGAGTATTTTGGAAGGTGACTAGGGACAGAGACCATTCAGAGTGCCAGCAGTAGCATGGCTCTCTCTGTATCTTTGTTCTGGCTATGTGGGTTTTGCTGGCTAGATTCCCATTTTATTGCACTGAAAATGTTCTTTCCCTCCAACATACTTTACCTCCAGCATGACCACACAGATTTGTTTGACACACTGGATTATGGCTTCAGGGGTCCCAGAGATTGTCACGGCACGCTCTGTGGAGTTAGGCAGCATGTCCCCTGCCACCTGAACCTGTGCCCCTGTGGACTGGGGAGAGATGGCACAGTGAGACATAGTTCCAGTTCAATTCACTTACTGTAAATTGACCTTATCTATCTTGCATCTTGAGCTCCGGAGTAAAGACAATCAACATGCACAGATCACATTGATATTGGAAATAACAACATAAGGTTgcactcacaaagacacagagccATTGACAACTCAAGTCACACGGTGAGGGGCATTGACTAGTATGACACGTTTGTTGGGTTTATTTACTATAGGCAGGTTTATTTGGTATAAGACAGAAGTGAAGTATAGTCAATTGAGGACTGAGCAAGTGCACACTTCTGGTAGAAGGGTAAAGAATCAGAATGCAAACAATCTTGGCATCATCTTGATTCCTTGATCCATGTCTGATGTTCATGGTATGGCCTGCTACTGTACCTGTACTGTACCGTACCTCTCTCATCTCCTTTATCTTGGAACCTCCCTTCCCAATGAGAGATCCACACTGGCTGGCTGGCACCACCAGACGCAGAGTGACAGGGGGCTTGCTGGTGGCTGGACTGTTGCTCATGGAATTGATTATATCCTGGAATGGGATATAATCTGGTCAAGCATAAGAAACAGTTGCCTGTGTAAGTTTTACGTTGATGTTTACGACACCTTCTTTCCACGGCCATTTATGTTTCTCCCTTTTGTTGGCAAATCGGTTTTGTTGGACCACGGTTAAAGAAAGTAAAGGAGGTTATTCttcataatatatatattttttttttgccaaAATGTTAAATGCTTTAATTAAATTGGCATACACACAGGGATTCAAAATATAAAAACCTGGCTAACTTTTTGGCTTCACATACTGGCTTCACAaacaaattgttgcatgtttgtATTAACCCCTGTCACTGTGCCAAACTAATTaagatattttatattatttcaaGGTTGAAGAGTGCCTTGAATTCGTCTGAATATGAAGGCAAAATCAGCAACCCTCCCAAGGAGAGCACCATCTGAAGCTGTTCTCTATTTGTCCTCACCCAAGCAGTGGTAGCACTCCTGCCTCTGCGTATAGCAGTTACTTAGGACAAGATAAATGATGATACCTCCTCAAACTTATAGGCAATCATGGCAAAAGCCTTAAAGATGGCGTCTGTTGGGCCGGTGATGGTGACGATCCTCTCGGGGCAGTTGCCCTCAGAGATGTTGATTCGTGCTCCGCTCTGTGAATAATAACAGACGTCATTATGAGCAGCCCTTGGATTCATTGTAACTCTCATGATAAAAGTGTATAATGGAAGATAAGAGGGATTGACAACGCACCTCCTCGCGCATTTTCTTCACTGTTTCCCCTTTCTGGTATAAAAACATTAAATGTTTACAGTAAtctcaagtaattatatttttttcTGAAACAGTGCGTCAGGTAACTATTGTTCTTGTGATTGTGTTATGTACAAGTGCGTGATAAATACGAACTCTTGCATACCTTGCCAATAATACTTCCAACCTCCTAATACAAATAAGGGAACATAGACATAAAACAGTAGTGGTTATTAACGTTTTAGGGTAATCTCAATGCTAACAATAAGGTTATTGATACTGCTGTGGCAACACTTCATATTAAGGTCCCTTAATAAATAATTTATGAACACTTTGTAAAGAGTTTACTTAACATTTATTTATAATTAGTAA
It includes:
- the pcbp3 gene encoding poly(rC)-binding protein 3 isoform X2, which produces MSPSPSASSCTANWLPVTQLLSFWVMLSACDHGGEEVGSIIGKKGETVKKMREESGARINISEGNCPERIVTITGPTDAIFKAFAMIAYKFEEDIINSMSNSPATSKPPVTLRLVVPASQCGSLIGKGGSKIKEMRESTGAQVQVAGDMLPNSTERAVTISGTPEAIIQCVKQICVVMLESPPKGATIPYRPKPASTPVIFSGGQAYTIQGQYAIPHPDLTKLHQLAMQQTPFTPLGQTTPAFPGLDTSPPASTHELTIPNDLIGCIIGRQGTKINEIRQMSGAQIKIANAMEGSSERQITITGTPANISLAQYLINARFRDVAAMWNDPSSMTTS
- the pcbp3 gene encoding poly(rC)-binding protein 3 isoform X4, encoding MEPNKVQPEGGLNVTLTIRLLMHGKEVGSIIGKKGETVKKMREESGARINISEGNCPERIVTITGPTDAIFKAFAMIAYKFEEDIINSMSNSPATSKPPVTLRLVVPASQCGSLIGKGGSKIKEMRESTGAQVQVAGDMLPNSTERAVTISGTPEAIIQCVKQICVVMLESPPKGATIPYRPKPASTPVIFSGGQAYTIQGQYAIPHPDLTKLHQLAMQQTPFTPLGQTTPAFPGLDTSPPASTHELTIPNDLIGCIIGRQGTKINEIRQMSGAQIKIANAMEGSSERQITITGTPANISLAQYLINARFRDVAAMWNDPSSMTTS
- the pcbp3 gene encoding poly(rC)-binding protein 3 isoform X3; translated protein: MEPNKVQPEGGLNVTLTIRLLMHGKEVGSIIGKKGETVKKMREESGARINISEGNCPERIVTITGPTDAIFKAFAMIAYKFEEDIINSMSNSPATSKPPVTLRLVVPASQCGSLIGKGGSKIKEMRESTGAQVQVAGDMLPNSTERAVTISGTPEAIIQCVKQICVVMLESPPKGATIPYRPKPASTPVIFSGGQAYTIQGQYAIPHPDQLTKLHQLAMQQTPFTPLGQTTPAFPGLDTSPPASTHELTIPNDLIGCIIGRQGTKINEIRQMSGAQIKIANAMEGSSERQITITGTPANISLAQYLINARFRDVAAMWNDPSSMTTS
- the pcbp3 gene encoding poly(rC)-binding protein 3 isoform X6 yields the protein MSPSPSASSCTANWLPVTQLLSFWVMLSACDHGGEEVGSIIGKKGETVKKMREESGARINISEGNCPERIVTITGPTDAIFKAFAMIAYKFEEDIINSMSNSPATSKPPVTLRLVVPASQCGSLIGKGGSKIKEMRESTGAQVQVAGDMLPNSTERAVTISGTPEAIIQCVKQICVVMLESPPKGATIPYRPKPASTPVIFSGGQAYTIQGQYAIPHPDQLTKLHQLAMQQTPFTPLGQTTPAFPGLDTSPPASTHELTIPNDAA
- the pcbp3 gene encoding poly(rC)-binding protein 3 isoform X1; translation: MSPSPSASSCTANWLPVTQLLSFWVMLSACDHGGEEVGSIIGKKGETVKKMREESGARINISEGNCPERIVTITGPTDAIFKAFAMIAYKFEEDIINSMSNSPATSKPPVTLRLVVPASQCGSLIGKGGSKIKEMRESTGAQVQVAGDMLPNSTERAVTISGTPEAIIQCVKQICVVMLESPPKGATIPYRPKPASTPVIFSGGQAYTIQGQYAIPHPDQLTKLHQLAMQQTPFTPLGQTTPAFPGLDTSPPASTHELTIPNDLIGCIIGRQGTKINEIRQMSGAQIKIANAMEGSSERQITITGTPANISLAQYLINARFRDVAAMWNDPSSMTTS